The Dethiosulfovibrio russensis sequence ATTCTTCCGTTTTCGTCCACGTCTATCGCCAGAGCGGCCGGTTTCTTGGGCAGCCCCGGCATGGTCATTATGGAGCCGGTTATGGCCACTATGAATCCGGCTCCGGCGGAGGCCCTTACCTCTCTGACCGTTACGGTGAAGCCGGTGGGTCGGCCTTTCTTAGACGGGTCGTCGGAGATGGAGGACTGAGTCTTTGCCATGCAGATCAGGAGGTCGTCCAGACCGAGATCGTGAATAGCCTTGAGGTCCTTCTCCGCCTTGTCGGTGAAGCTGACTCCGTCGGCTCCGTAGATCTCCGTGGCTATCTTGGTGATCTTCTCCTTTGGGCTCAACTTCTCGTCGTAGAGGAAGTGAAAATCGTTCTTCTCGTCGCAAGCGGCTATGACCTTCTCCGCCAGGTCGATTCCTCCCTCGCCTCCCTTGGCCCATATCTCAGACAGGGCCACCGGGGCGCCCAGGGCGGCGCACTTCTCCTCGACCAGCTTGAGTTCCTCGGGAGTATCGGTGGGGAAGGCGTTGATCGCCACCACCACGGGAAGCCCGAAGTTCT is a genomic window containing:
- a CDS encoding formate--tetrahydrofolate ligase — encoded protein: DGFDITVASEVMAILCLASGISDLKERLAKIIVAYDYDGKAVTAGDLAAQGAMAMLLKDALKPNLVQTLEHVPAFIHGGPFANIAHGCNSVMATKYGLKLADYFVTEAGFAADLGAEKFLDIKCRLAGLKPNAVVIVATVRALKMHGGVSKDKLGEVNMDALAAGIPNLEKHIENMKNFGLPVVVAINAFPTDTPEELKLVEEKCAALGAPVALSEIWAKGGEGGIDLAEKVIAACDEKNDFHFLYDEKLSPKEKITKIATEIYGADGVSFTDKAEKDLKAIHDLGLDDLLICMAKTQSSISDDPSKKGRPTGFTVTVREVRASAGAGFIVAITGSIMTMPGLPKKPAALAIDVDENGRISGLF